A region of Amyelois transitella isolate CPQ chromosome 19, ilAmyTran1.1, whole genome shotgun sequence DNA encodes the following proteins:
- the LOC106132564 gene encoding ejaculatory bulb-specific protein 3 translates to MKGFIIIACLIAAAFAADKYNAKYDNFDVDTLISNDRLLKAYINCFLDKGRCTPEGADFKKTLPEAVETVCGKCSEKQKNNIRKVIRAIQQKHPKQWEELVKKNDPTGQHRDTFDKFIQGS, encoded by the exons ATGAAGGGCTTCATAATAATAGCTTGCCTTATCGCGGCTGCGTTTGCGGCTGATAAATATAACGCAAAATACGACAATTTTGATGTAGACACCTTGATCTCAAACGACAGACTACTAAAAGCATATATCAATTGCTTCTTGGACAAAGGAAGGTGTACACCAGAAGGCGCTGACTTCAAAA aaaCTCTACCAGAGGCCGTTGAAACCGTGTGCGGGAAATGTtcagaaaaacaaaagaacaatATCAGGAAAGTGATCAGAGCCATCCAACAGAAACACCCGAAGCAGTGGGAAGAATTGGTGAAGAAAAATGACCCCACCGGCCAGCATCGTGATACCTTTGACAAATTCATCCAAGGAAGCTAA
- the LOC106132551 gene encoding uncharacterized protein LOC106132551 → MHCIVVLCALVVAVVARPEEELAFYNPQYDSFNAQEVADNIRLLKNYGKCFLDQGPCTAEGTDFKKVIPDALRTSCARCSPKQRELIRTVIKAFQTKLPETWDALVKKNDPELKYKADFDKFLQGTDMKMKSGFVLCFLVALTAAYDSSHDDFDIDGLVKNTDALKKFNNCFVHDTDCDDNSSHFKKDIPEAYQQACAKCNQVQKHILKKYIQALKEKLPEQYQEFKNHYDPEGKYTLPLETAIATA, encoded by the exons atgCACTGCATTGTAGTACTTTGCGCTTTGGTGGTGGCCGTGGTGGCCCGGCCTGAAGAGGAGCTGGCCTTCTACAATCCTCAGTACGACAGCTTCAATGCCCAGGAGGTAGCCGACAATATCCGACTCCTCAAGAACTATGGCAAGTGCTTCCTGGACCAGGGACCTTGCACCGCTGAAGGAACCgattttaaaa AGGTGATCCCTGACGCTTTAAGGACATCCTGCGCCCGTTGCTCTCCCAAGCAGAGGGAGCTGATCAGAACCGTCATCAAGGCCTTCCAGACGAAGCTCCCAGAGACCTGGGACGCTCTGGTCAAGAAGAACGACCCCGAACTCAAGTACAAGGCTGACTTCGACAAGTTCCTCCAAGGCACCGAC ATGAAGATGAAGTCCGGCTTTGTTCTGTGTTTCTTGGTGGCTCTCACGGCAGCCTACGACAGCTCGCACGATGACTTCGACATCGATGGGCTGGTGAAGAACACGGATGCTCTGAAGAAGTTCAACAATTGTTTTGTCCATGACACTGACTGTGACGATAATTCCAGTCATTTTAAAA aagaCATCCCAGAAGCATACCAGCAGGCCTGTGCTAAGTGTAACCAAGTGCAAAAACACATTTTGAAGAAATACATCCAGGCTTTGAAGGAGAAGCTGCCGGAGCAGTACCAGGAATTCAAGAATCACTACGACCCTGAAGGAAAATACACCCTGCCCTTGGAAACAGCCATTGCAACTGCCTAA
- the LOC106132635 gene encoding allergen Tha p 1, whose product MRVFIILAILIAVTASAEEEKDYTAFFKDETKLKTSMDCLLDKAPCGELQGLKDKFPTLVKDDCGACSPEQKTRYDVVKKILQDNYPEYYKALQDKYQTENPPTTSK is encoded by the exons ATGCGTGTCTTCATAATTTTGGCCATCTTAATCGCCGTGACTGCATCAGCAGAGGAGGAAAAGGATTATACGGCATTCTTCAAGGACGAAACAAAGCTCAAGACTTCTATGGACTGCCTGCTAGATAAGGCACCTTGTGGGGAACTTCAAGGGTTGAAAG ATAAGTTCCCGACACTAGTGAAGGATGACTGCGGCGCTTGCTCACCGGAACAGAAGACCAGGTATGATGTGGTGAAGAAGATTCTCCAGGACAACTACCCCGAGTATTACAAAGCTTTGCAAGACAAATACCAGACGGAAAATCCGCCAACAAcctcaaaataa
- the LOC106132615 gene encoding ejaculatory bulb-specific protein 3 has translation MRSFLIILAALAVVGARKYSTKHDNIDINRLVQIPEYMRQSAGCYLDRNPCDKMTATLKRAIPEIVQLSCEKCTPTQKHILRRYLEELKKQLPEDYVAFRHKYDPNNVYFNKLERAISN, from the exons ATGAGAAGTTTTCTGATAATACTAGCAGCACTGGCGGTCGTAGGTGCTAGGAAGTATAGTACAAAACATGACAACATAGACATCAACCGCTTGGTCCAAATTCCAGAGTACATGAGACAGTCAGCCGGTTGCTATTTGGACAGGAACCCTTGTGACAAGATGACAGCTACTCTTAAAA gagCAATTCCAGAGATAGTACAGTTGTCTTGTGAAAAATGCACTCCTACGCAGAAACATATCCTAAGAAGATATTTAGAGGAGTTAAAGAAACAGCTGCCTGAAGACTATGTGGCATTTCGACACAAATACGATCCAAATAATgtttactttaataaattgGAAAGAGCAATTTCTAATTAA
- the LOC106132624 gene encoding ejaculatory bulb-specific protein 3, with the protein MKAISVAFVALAIPLVMCYDEKFDKVDVDKIIGDDSLFSGYINCMLEKGPCDLEHSEEFKKILPEVISTSCSKCTPVQRSHVRKTVKALAEKKPDDFKVFKSKYDPNGQYEAAFTAFLVASD; encoded by the exons ATGAAGGCCATATCTGTAGCGTTTGTAGCTCTAGCTATCCCACTAGTGATGTGCTACGATGAGAAGTTCGATAAAGTAGATGTCGATAAAATCATCGGCGATGACAGTCTTTTCAGTGGATACATCAACTGTATGCTCGAGAAAGGACCTTGTGATTTGGAGCATTCCGAAGAGTTTAAAA AAATTCTTCCTGAAGTTATATCTACTTCATGTTCCAAATGCACGCCAGTTCAGAGAAGCCATGTGAGGAAGACGGTGAAAGCTCTAGCTGAAAAGAAACCTGATGACTTCAaagtatttaaatcaaaatatgatCCCAATGGTCAGTATGAAGCAGCATTTACAGCTTTCTTGGTAGCATCCGATTAA